The Pseudonocardia sp. HH130630-07 DNA window GACGGACGTCGCCGGACCGGGCTCCCAGCATCGCTTCGCATCGGGCGCGCTGCTGGAGGATCTCGGCTCGCAGGCCCGGTCCGGCACCGGTGCCGGCACGCTCGGCCGCCGCCACCAGATCGGACATCAGGTGGGTCGCGCGCCGGTCGTAGACGGCTTGTGCCTTGCGCAGCAGGACGTACGCCTGGATGGCGGAGTCATCCGCACGCAATGCGTACTCGAGGGCGCGGGCGTGCCAGGACGCGCACTCGACGTCCTGTCCGGCATCGCGGCACACGAAGCCGGCGAATTCCGCGACCTGCGCCCCGGACCGGAGCAGGAGCGATCGATCCGCACCCCGGGACGAGTCCAGCGCCTCCTCGATCCGGATCATCAGGGCGACGGTCGAGGACAGGATCCGCGAAGGCCCGGCCTGATCGCCCGTCTGCTGGATCCGGGCCAGCTCTGCTGCGGGTTCGGCGGGATCGAGTACGGCACCGTCGGTGTCCGCCACGGGGTGCGTGTGGTCGCTCGTGGCCGGGGCCTGCGGTGTCGCTGCCGGTGTGGCACCGGCCTCACGGCGGCGTTCGACCCGCCCGGCGAACAATCGAGCGCGGAGCGCCGTGAGCCTGCCACCAGCGCCCAAACCGGCGTCGATGGCGGACACGAGCTCGTGCGACGCCAGTCCAGCGGAGGGACGCTCCGCCCGTGAGACGTACTCGCGGGAGAAGCCGGCGCGATTGGCCAGCTCGGCCTGGGAGATCCCGGCCTCGCGGCGATAGGCGCG harbors:
- a CDS encoding helix-turn-helix transcriptional regulator: MREHPEGGLAHAIRAYRREAGISQAELANRAGFSREYVSRAERPSAGLASHELVSAIDAGLGAGGRLTALRARLFAGRVERRREAGATPAATPQAPATSDHTHPVADTDGAVLDPAEPAAELARIQQTGDQAGPSRILSSTVALMIRIEEALDSSRGADRSLLLRSGAQVAEFAGFVCRDAGQDVECASWHARALEYALRADDSAIQAYVLLRKAQAVYDRRATHLMSDLVAAAERAGTGAGPGLRAEILQQRARCEAMLGARSGDVRRMLDRAAAVAAEQPDRNDPALQHDEALFGIQIAICLCEAGRPRDAFHQYRSVDTRSLSQRDQAYVSILTARALALSGEPDEAAVMAQQSVPIAAAAGSRRSLGEARRLARTLEPWRSRHAVQDLGHVLRSASELLHR